From a region of the Pseudomonas fulva 12-X genome:
- the nth gene encoding endonuclease III yields MNAAKRLEIFRRLHEDNPEPKTELAYSTPFELLVAVTLSAQATDVSVNKATAKLFPVANTPEAIYALGVDGLSEYIKTIGLYNSKAKNVIEACRILIEKHGSQVPDNREDLEALPGVGRKTANVVLNTAFRQLAMAVDTHIFRVSNRTGIAPGKNVVEVEKKLLKFVPRDYLLDAHHWLILHGRYVCQARKPRCGSCRIEDLCEYKQKTSDD; encoded by the coding sequence ATGAACGCCGCCAAACGCCTTGAAATCTTCCGCCGCCTGCATGAAGACAACCCCGAGCCCAAGACCGAGCTGGCCTACAGCACGCCCTTCGAGCTGCTGGTGGCGGTAACGCTATCGGCTCAGGCTACCGACGTCAGCGTCAACAAGGCCACGGCCAAGCTGTTTCCAGTAGCCAATACGCCAGAGGCCATCTACGCCCTGGGCGTGGATGGGTTGAGCGAATACATCAAGACCATCGGCCTGTACAACAGCAAGGCCAAGAACGTCATCGAGGCCTGCCGCATTCTCATCGAAAAACACGGCAGCCAGGTGCCGGACAATCGCGAGGACCTTGAAGCCCTGCCCGGCGTCGGTCGCAAGACCGCCAACGTGGTGCTCAACACCGCCTTTCGCCAACTGGCCATGGCCGTGGATACGCACATTTTCCGGGTCAGCAACCGCACCGGCATCGCCCCCGGCAAGAACGTGGTGGAGGTCGAGAAGAAGCTGCTCAAGTTCGTGCCCAGGGATTATCTGCTCGACGCGCACCACTGGCTGATCCTGCATGGCCGCTACGTGTGCCAGGCGCGCAAGCCGCGCTGTGGCAGCTGCCGTATCGAAGACCTGTGCGAATACAAGCAAAAGACCTCGGACGATTGA
- the trxB gene encoding thioredoxin-disulfide reductase, translating to MSSTRHARVIILGSGPAGYSAAVYAARANLKPLLITGLQAGGQLTTTTEVDNWPGDAHGLTGPELMQRMQAHAERFETEIVFDHIQAVDLAARPFTLVGDSISYTCDALIIATGASARYLGLPSETAFMGKGVSACATCDGFFYRNREVAVVGGGNTAVEEALYLANIASRVTLIHRRGAFRAEKILQNKLQARVAEGRIVLALNAEVDEVLGDDSGVTGVRIREQDGGTRDLAVDGLFVAIGHTPNTALFERQLALKDGYLQVNGGRDGNATATTVPGVFAAGDVADSVYRQAITSAGAGCMAALDVERFLDGL from the coding sequence ATGTCGAGTACCCGACACGCCCGCGTGATCATTCTCGGTTCCGGCCCAGCTGGCTATAGCGCGGCGGTCTACGCCGCGCGTGCCAATCTCAAGCCGCTGTTGATCACCGGCCTGCAGGCCGGCGGGCAGCTGACCACCACCACCGAAGTGGACAACTGGCCCGGCGACGCCCACGGCCTGACCGGGCCGGAGCTGATGCAGCGCATGCAGGCCCACGCCGAGCGCTTCGAGACCGAAATCGTCTTCGACCATATCCAGGCCGTGGACCTGGCCGCGCGTCCCTTCACCCTGGTGGGCGACAGTATTTCCTACACCTGCGATGCGCTGATCATCGCTACCGGGGCCAGTGCCCGCTATTTGGGCCTGCCGAGCGAAACGGCGTTCATGGGCAAGGGCGTTTCGGCGTGCGCCACCTGTGACGGCTTCTTCTACCGCAACCGTGAAGTGGCGGTGGTCGGCGGCGGCAATACCGCAGTTGAAGAGGCGCTTTATCTGGCCAACATCGCCAGCCGGGTGACTCTGATTCATCGCCGTGGTGCGTTCCGCGCCGAGAAGATCCTGCAGAACAAGCTGCAGGCGCGGGTGGCCGAAGGGCGTATCGTGCTGGCGCTGAATGCCGAGGTGGATGAGGTGCTGGGCGACGACTCGGGTGTTACCGGCGTACGCATTCGCGAGCAGGATGGCGGCACTCGCGATCTGGCCGTGGATGGCCTGTTCGTCGCCATCGGCCACACGCCCAATACCGCGTTGTTCGAAAGGCAACTGGCGCTCAAGGACGGTTATCTGCAGGTCAATGGTGGGCGTGATGGCAATGCCACCGCGACCACCGTGCCGGGCGTGTTCGCTGCAGGCGATGTAGCCGACAGCGTTTACCGCCAAGCCATCACCTCGGCAGGTGCCGGCTGCATGGCGGCGCTGGATGTGGAGCGTTTTCTCGACGGGCTGTAA
- a CDS encoding OmpA family protein — translation MRAILRPLACATALALLVGCASSNPYDNVGGGAPSSGGHRTATYGGLAALAGAAVGAAISHNDRGKGAAIGAVLAGAAGAGYGYYADRQEAELRRSMEGTGVEVQRQGDDIKLIMPGNITFATDSADIAPSFYAPLNNLATSFKQFQNNSIEIVGYTDSTGSRQHNMALSERRAQSVTSYLTAQGIDGSRLSSRGAGPDNPIADNASAEGRAQNRRVEVNLKPLPGQPVQ, via the coding sequence ATGCGTGCAATCCTACGTCCGCTCGCCTGCGCCACGGCACTGGCTTTGCTGGTTGGCTGTGCTTCCAGTAACCCCTATGACAATGTCGGAGGCGGGGCGCCCAGCAGCGGCGGGCATCGCACCGCGACCTACGGCGGCCTGGCGGCCCTGGCGGGGGCGGCAGTGGGGGCGGCGATCAGCCACAACGATCGCGGCAAGGGTGCAGCCATCGGCGCCGTGCTGGCCGGCGCAGCCGGTGCCGGCTACGGCTATTACGCCGATCGGCAGGAAGCCGAGCTGCGCCGCAGCATGGAAGGCACTGGCGTCGAGGTACAGCGACAGGGCGATGACATCAAGCTGATCATGCCGGGCAATATCACCTTCGCCACCGACTCGGCGGACATTGCGCCGAGCTTCTATGCGCCGCTAAACAACCTGGCCACCTCGTTCAAGCAGTTCCAGAACAACAGCATCGAGATCGTCGGCTACACCGACAGCACCGGTTCGCGTCAGCACAACATGGCGCTGTCCGAGCGCCGCGCGCAGAGCGTGACCAGCTATCTCACCGCCCAGGGTATCGATGGCTCGCGCCTGTCTAGCCGCGGCGCCGGCCCGGACAACCCGATCGCCGACAACGCCTCCGCCGAGGGCCGCGCGCAGAACCGCCGCGTCGAGGTCAACCTCAAGCCGCTGCCGGGCCAGCCCGTGCAGTGA
- the ntrB gene encoding nitrate ABC transporter permease yields MNAPVKSLALPAGVVAPSWLKRLSKTLMQSVLPPLVITAALMLIWQLLCSGANAALPPPSQVIEDTWELIVNPFYDNGGTDVGMAWQLLASLERVAYGYALAVVVGVALGVLVGQSTWAMRGLDPLFQILRTVPPLAWLPLSLAGFKDSHPSALFVIFITAIWPIIINTSVGIRNIPEDYRNVAKVLRLNGVEYFQKIMLPAAAPYIFSGLRIGVGLSWLAIIAAEMLIGGVGIGFFIWDAWNASRISDIILALIYVGVVGFLLDRLVLFVGNRITRGTSA; encoded by the coding sequence ATGAATGCGCCCGTCAAATCCCTGGCCCTGCCGGCCGGCGTCGTCGCCCCCAGTTGGCTCAAACGCCTGTCGAAAACCCTGATGCAGTCGGTGCTGCCGCCGCTGGTGATCACCGCTGCGCTGATGCTGATCTGGCAACTCTTGTGCAGCGGCGCCAACGCCGCCCTGCCGCCGCCGAGCCAGGTGATCGAAGACACCTGGGAGCTGATCGTCAACCCGTTCTACGACAACGGCGGCACCGATGTCGGCATGGCCTGGCAGTTGCTCGCCAGCCTGGAGCGCGTGGCCTACGGCTATGCCCTGGCGGTGGTGGTCGGCGTAGCCCTCGGCGTGCTGGTCGGCCAGTCGACCTGGGCGATGCGTGGCCTCGACCCGCTGTTCCAGATCCTGCGTACCGTGCCGCCGCTGGCCTGGCTACCACTGTCGCTGGCCGGCTTCAAGGACAGCCATCCCTCGGCGCTGTTCGTGATCTTCATCACCGCCATCTGGCCGATCATCATCAATACCTCGGTGGGCATCCGCAACATTCCCGAGGACTACCGCAACGTCGCCAAGGTGCTGCGCCTCAACGGCGTCGAGTACTTCCAGAAGATCATGCTGCCGGCCGCCGCGCCGTACATCTTCTCCGGGCTGCGCATCGGCGTGGGCCTGTCGTGGCTAGCGATCATCGCCGCCGAGATGCTGATCGGCGGCGTGGGTATCGGCTTCTTCATCTGGGATGCGTGGAACGCCTCGCGCATCAGCGACATCATTCTCGCCCTGATCTACGTCGGCGTGGTCGGCTTCCTGCTCGACCGCCTGGTGCTGTTCGTCGGCAATCGTATCACCCGCGGCACATCGGCCTGA
- a CDS encoding PA3496 family putative envelope integrity protein, giving the protein MSNGKEDLELDDDFVSDETDSSEAPVEVAKTNLTKRRIIDNFLEERRLHKQLAEYDFDL; this is encoded by the coding sequence ATGAGCAACGGCAAAGAAGACCTGGAACTGGACGACGACTTCGTCAGCGACGAAACGGACAGCAGCGAAGCCCCGGTGGAAGTGGCGAAAACCAACCTCACCAAGCGACGAATCATCGACAATTTCCTCGAGGAGCGGCGCCTGCACAAGCAACTGGCCGAGTACGATTTCGATCTGTAA
- the apbC gene encoding iron-sulfur cluster carrier protein ApbC has translation MSADIRAAVEAVLRQYTDPHLDQDPLSAGCVRALDVQDGQVGVQLELGYAAAQFKQGWGQMLQLAIENIEGVRSARVEVNCVISAHKAQAQVPALANVKNVIAVASGKGGVGKSTTAANLALALAREGARVGILDADIYGPSQGIMFGIAEGTRPQVREQKWFVPLEAHGVQVMSMAFLTDDNTPVVWRGPMVSGALIQLVTQTAWNDLDYLIIDMPPGTGDIHLTLAQKVPVAGAVIVTTPQDLALLDAKKGVEMFRKVNIPVLGVVENMAVHICSNCGHAEHLFGEGGGEKLAAQFGVDLLASMPLSMAIRLQADGGKPTAIADPESQIAMLYQQIARMVGARIATSANSAQGMPNIVIADD, from the coding sequence ATGAGCGCTGATATCCGCGCTGCGGTCGAAGCCGTATTGCGTCAGTACACCGACCCCCATCTCGACCAGGATCCGCTCAGCGCCGGCTGCGTGCGCGCCCTCGACGTGCAGGACGGTCAGGTCGGCGTGCAACTCGAACTGGGTTACGCCGCGGCGCAATTCAAGCAGGGCTGGGGGCAGATGCTGCAGCTGGCCATCGAGAACATCGAAGGCGTGCGTAGCGCGCGCGTCGAGGTGAATTGCGTGATTTCCGCTCACAAGGCACAGGCCCAGGTGCCGGCGCTGGCCAACGTCAAGAACGTGATCGCCGTGGCCTCCGGCAAGGGCGGCGTGGGCAAATCCACCACCGCGGCCAACTTGGCGTTGGCACTGGCCCGAGAGGGCGCGCGCGTGGGCATTCTCGACGCCGATATCTATGGCCCCAGCCAGGGCATCATGTTCGGTATCGCCGAAGGCACGCGCCCGCAGGTGCGCGAGCAGAAGTGGTTCGTGCCGCTGGAAGCCCATGGCGTACAGGTGATGTCGATGGCCTTCCTGACCGACGACAATACCCCCGTGGTCTGGCGCGGACCGATGGTTTCCGGTGCGCTGATCCAGCTGGTCACTCAGACGGCCTGGAACGATCTCGATTACCTGATCATCGACATGCCGCCGGGCACCGGCGATATCCATCTGACCCTGGCCCAGAAGGTGCCGGTGGCGGGCGCGGTGATCGTCACCACGCCGCAGGATCTGGCGCTGCTCGATGCCAAGAAGGGCGTGGAGATGTTCCGCAAGGTGAACATCCCGGTGCTCGGTGTGGTGGAGAACATGGCCGTGCACATCTGCTCGAACTGCGGCCACGCCGAGCACCTGTTCGGCGAGGGCGGTGGCGAGAAGCTGGCGGCGCAATTCGGTGTCGATCTGCTGGCCTCGATGCCCTTGTCGATGGCCATCCGCCTGCAGGCCGATGGTGGCAAGCCCACCGCCATCGCCGACCCGGAAAGCCAGATCGCCATGCTCTACCAGCAGATCGCTCGTATGGTCGGCGCGCGCATCGCCACTAGTGCCAACAGCGCTCAGGGCATGCCGAACATCGTCATTGCCGACGACTGA
- the dcd gene encoding dCTP deaminase — translation MSIKSDKWIRRMAQEHGMIEPYVERQVRGADDSRVISYGVSSYGYDVRCADEFKVFTNIHSAIVDPKNFDAKSFVDIKSDVCIIPPNSFALARTVEFFRIPRDVLTICLGKSTYARCGIIVNVTPLEPEWEGHVTLEFSNTTNLPAKIYANEGVAQMLFLQSDEACEVSYKDRGGKYQGQTGVTLPKA, via the coding sequence ATGAGCATCAAATCGGACAAGTGGATTCGCCGCATGGCCCAGGAACACGGCATGATCGAGCCTTACGTCGAGCGCCAGGTGCGCGGCGCGGACGACAGCCGGGTAATCTCCTACGGGGTTTCCAGCTACGGCTACGACGTGCGCTGCGCGGACGAATTCAAGGTGTTCACCAACATCCACTCGGCCATCGTCGACCCGAAGAATTTCGACGCCAAGAGTTTCGTCGACATCAAGAGCGACGTGTGCATCATTCCGCCGAACTCCTTCGCCCTGGCGCGCACCGTGGAGTTCTTCCGCATTCCCCGCGACGTGCTGACCATCTGCCTGGGCAAGAGCACCTACGCGCGCTGCGGCATCATCGTCAACGTCACGCCGCTTGAGCCGGAATGGGAAGGCCACGTGACCCTGGAGTTCTCCAACACCACCAACCTGCCGGCGAAGATCTACGCCAACGAAGGCGTGGCGCAGATGCTGTTCCTGCAGTCGGACGAGGCTTGCGAAGTGTCCTACAAGGATCGCGGCGGCAAGTACCAGGGCCAGACTGGCGTCACTCTGCCAAAGGCCTGA
- a CDS encoding DUF4349 domain-containing protein, whose amino-acid sequence MLTHKPWIIATALALLALTGCSPSGEGRPPAGAALLGETAQQGAFLAYEHSVGIRLPVEQVEPRLAAVREACSSQRFGQCDLLGIEQSQGAYQAASITVRIVPAGVEPMVGFAGDGGELQSRHTRAEDLAQAVSDTEQQHQRLERQRKTLLQYQARGDLSVSDMLALARELADVEVQLASNAQQSAQQQRRLTTNLLTLSFSTDGEPVGRLARIGAAASGMLDNATEGATEAIRLLGYGIPFVIILFPLALLVRWLWRKASRARKA is encoded by the coding sequence ATGCTGACCCACAAGCCCTGGATTATCGCCACTGCTCTGGCCCTGCTGGCCCTGACCGGCTGCTCACCTTCCGGTGAGGGTCGGCCACCGGCCGGCGCTGCATTACTTGGCGAAACGGCCCAGCAAGGCGCCTTTCTCGCCTATGAACATAGCGTCGGTATCCGCCTGCCGGTCGAGCAGGTCGAGCCGCGCCTGGCCGCCGTGCGTGAAGCGTGCAGCAGCCAGCGCTTCGGCCAGTGCGATCTGCTGGGCATCGAACAGAGCCAGGGCGCTTACCAGGCGGCCAGCATTACCGTGCGAATCGTCCCAGCCGGCGTCGAGCCCATGGTCGGCTTTGCTGGCGACGGCGGTGAGTTGCAAAGTCGGCATACGCGCGCCGAAGACCTCGCCCAGGCGGTCAGCGATACCGAGCAGCAGCACCAACGCCTGGAGCGACAGCGCAAGACGCTGCTGCAGTACCAGGCCCGCGGCGACCTGAGCGTCAGCGACATGCTCGCCCTGGCCCGCGAGCTGGCCGATGTGGAAGTGCAACTGGCCAGCAACGCCCAGCAATCGGCGCAGCAGCAACGGCGCCTGACCACCAACCTGTTGACCCTGAGCTTTAGCACCGACGGCGAGCCGGTCGGGCGCCTGGCGCGTATCGGTGCTGCCGCCAGCGGCATGCTCGACAATGCTACCGAGGGCGCCACCGAAGCCATCCGCCTGCTCGGCTACGGCATTCCCTTCGTCATCATCCTGTTCCCGCTCGCCCTGCTGGTCCGCTGGCTGTGGCGCAAGGCCAGCCGCGCTCGCAAAGCCTGA
- a CDS encoding cold-shock protein — protein sequence MSNRQTGTVKWFNDEKGYGFITPQSGDDLFVHFKAIQSDGFKSLKEGQQVSFVATRGQKGMQAEEVQVI from the coding sequence ATGTCCAATCGTCAGACTGGCACCGTTAAGTGGTTCAACGATGAAAAAGGCTACGGCTTCATCACCCCGCAATCCGGTGACGACCTGTTCGTACACTTCAAAGCTATCCAGAGCGATGGCTTCAAGAGCCTGAAAGAAGGCCAGCAAGTTTCCTTCGTGGCCACCCGTGGTCAGAAAGGCATGCAAGCTGAGGAAGTTCAGGTTATCTAA
- the metG gene encoding methionine--tRNA ligase — protein MSQARQILVTSALPYANGSIHLGHMLEYIQTDMWVRFQKLRGNQAIYVCADDAHGSAIMLRAEKEGITPEQLIDGIKAEHSSDFADFLVDFDNFHSTHSPENRELSESIYKALRDNGHIATRSVTQYFDPEKGMFLADRFIKGTCPKCATPDQYGDNCEKCGATYEPTELKDPRSAISGAVPVLKDSKHFFFKLPQFQEMLQQWTRSGTLQESVANKLAEWLDGGLHEWDISRDAPYFGFEIPDEPGKYFYVWLDAPIGYMASFKNLCARRPELDFDAFWNKDSSAEVYHFIGKDIVNFHALFWPAMLEGAGYRKPTAINVHGYLTVNGQKMSKSRGTFIKARTYLDHLNPEYLRYYYAAKLGRGVDDLDLNLEDFIQKVNSDLVGKVVNIASRCAGFIHKGNAGVLVAANPEPELWNAFQSAAPGIAEAYESRDFARAMREIMALADRANAWIADKAPWSLAKQDGKADEVQAICALGVNLFRQLVIFLKPVLPNLARDAETFLNVAPLTWADLATPLADHPLNPFTPLLARIEPAKVEAMVEASKEDLAAAEAPKGNGELKKDPLAAEIAFDAFAAVDLRIALIEKCEFVEGADKLLRLTLDIGDEKRNVFSGIKSAYPDPSKLEGRLTLYVANLAARKMKFGVSEGMVLAAGPGGEEIYLLSPDSGAKPGQRVK, from the coding sequence ATGTCCCAAGCTCGCCAGATTCTCGTTACCAGCGCCCTTCCCTATGCCAACGGTTCGATCCACCTCGGCCATATGCTCGAGTACATCCAGACCGACATGTGGGTGCGTTTCCAGAAGCTGCGCGGCAACCAGGCCATCTACGTGTGCGCCGACGATGCCCACGGCTCGGCGATCATGCTGCGTGCGGAGAAGGAAGGCATCACGCCCGAGCAGCTGATCGACGGCATCAAGGCCGAGCACAGCAGCGATTTCGCCGATTTCCTGGTGGACTTCGACAATTTCCACTCCACCCACTCGCCGGAAAACCGCGAGCTGTCGGAGTCGATCTACAAGGCCCTGCGCGACAACGGCCACATCGCCACCCGCTCGGTGACCCAGTATTTCGACCCGGAAAAAGGCATGTTCCTGGCCGACCGGTTCATCAAGGGCACCTGCCCGAAATGCGCGACGCCGGACCAGTACGGCGACAACTGCGAGAAATGCGGCGCCACCTACGAACCCACAGAACTGAAAGATCCGCGCTCGGCGATCTCCGGCGCGGTGCCGGTGCTCAAGGATTCCAAGCACTTCTTCTTCAAGCTGCCGCAGTTCCAGGAAATGCTGCAGCAGTGGACGCGCAGCGGCACCCTGCAGGAGTCGGTGGCCAACAAGCTCGCCGAATGGTTGGACGGCGGTCTGCACGAGTGGGACATCAGCCGTGATGCGCCCTACTTCGGCTTCGAGATTCCCGACGAGCCGGGCAAGTATTTCTACGTCTGGCTGGATGCCCCGATCGGCTACATGGCCAGCTTCAAGAACCTCTGCGCACGCCGACCGGAGCTGGACTTCGACGCGTTCTGGAACAAGGATTCCAGCGCCGAGGTGTATCACTTCATCGGCAAGGACATCGTCAACTTCCACGCCCTGTTCTGGCCAGCCATGCTCGAAGGCGCCGGCTACCGCAAGCCGACCGCCATCAACGTACACGGTTACTTGACGGTCAATGGTCAGAAGATGTCCAAGTCGCGCGGCACCTTCATCAAGGCGCGCACTTACCTGGATCATCTGAATCCCGAATACCTGCGTTACTACTACGCCGCCAAGCTGGGCCGTGGTGTCGATGACCTGGACCTGAACCTCGAAGACTTCATCCAGAAGGTCAACTCGGACCTGGTCGGCAAGGTGGTCAACATCGCCAGCCGCTGCGCCGGCTTCATCCACAAGGGCAACGCCGGCGTGCTGGTCGCTGCAAATCCGGAGCCGGAGCTGTGGAATGCCTTCCAGAGCGCTGCGCCAGGCATCGCCGAAGCCTACGAGAGCCGCGACTTCGCCCGCGCCATGCGCGAAATCATGGCCCTGGCCGACCGCGCCAACGCCTGGATCGCCGACAAGGCGCCCTGGTCGCTGGCCAAGCAGGATGGCAAGGCCGATGAGGTGCAGGCGATCTGCGCACTGGGCGTCAACCTGTTCCGCCAACTGGTGATCTTCCTCAAGCCGGTGCTGCCGAACCTGGCGCGCGATGCCGAGACGTTCCTCAACGTCGCACCGCTGACCTGGGCCGACCTGGCCACGCCATTGGCCGATCACCCGCTCAACCCCTTCACCCCACTGCTCGCGCGCATCGAGCCAGCCAAGGTCGAGGCCATGGTCGAAGCGTCCAAGGAAGACCTGGCTGCCGCCGAAGCCCCCAAAGGTAATGGCGAGCTGAAGAAGGACCCGCTGGCCGCTGAAATCGCCTTCGACGCCTTCGCCGCCGTCGACCTGCGCATCGCGCTGATCGAGAAATGCGAGTTCGTCGAAGGCGCCGACAAGCTGCTGCGCCTGACCCTGGATATTGGTGACGAGAAGCGCAACGTGTTTTCCGGCATCAAGAGCGCCTACCCGGATCCGAGCAAACTCGAAGGTCGCCTGACCCTGTACGTGGCCAACCTGGCGGCGCGCAAGATGAAGTTCGGCGTCTCCGAAGGCATGGTGCTGGCAGCCGGCCCTGGCGGCGAGGAAATCTACCTGCTCAGCCCGGACAGCGGCGCCAAGCCGGGTCAGCGGGTCAAGTAA
- a CDS encoding CmpA/NrtA family ABC transporter substrate-binding protein — MDDTPRAAEKKNGLPRRTFLKQSMGLLGGGALMSMLPAGLSSVVWAAGTDGLETTKAKLGFIALTDAAPLFVAEELGLFAKHGMTDVEVLKQSSWGTTRDNLVLGAGSGGIDGAHILTPMPYLMAAGKVTTNNTPLPMCILARLNLNGQGISVSKEYQDLKLGTDASAFKQAVAAKQAKGQKIAAAMTFPGGTHDLWLRYWMAAGGIEPNKDLPTVVIPPPQMVANMKVGSMDAFCVGEPWNAQLINQNIGYSAVTTGELWTNHPEKALSLRADYVNANPNATRALLKAVMEAQMFCEAAANKEQVAEICAKRRWIGAPAKDLLARLQGNFDYGNGRVVENSPHLMRFWSEFASYPFQSHDLWFLTENKRWGYLPKDFDSQALIDQVNREDIWRQAAAELGVPAEQIPQSKSRGVETFFDGKTFDPQNPQAYLDSLTLKA; from the coding sequence ATGGACGACACGCCACGCGCTGCCGAGAAAAAAAACGGCCTGCCACGCCGCACCTTCCTCAAGCAGTCCATGGGGCTGCTGGGCGGCGGCGCCTTGATGAGCATGCTGCCGGCGGGCCTGAGCAGCGTGGTCTGGGCGGCGGGAACCGATGGCCTGGAAACCACCAAGGCCAAGCTTGGCTTCATCGCGCTCACCGATGCCGCACCGCTGTTCGTCGCCGAGGAACTCGGGCTGTTCGCCAAGCACGGCATGACCGACGTCGAAGTGCTCAAGCAATCCTCCTGGGGCACCACCCGCGACAACCTGGTGCTTGGCGCCGGCAGTGGCGGTATCGACGGCGCCCATATCCTCACGCCGATGCCCTACCTGATGGCCGCCGGCAAGGTCACCACCAACAACACGCCGCTGCCGATGTGCATCCTGGCGCGCCTGAACCTCAACGGCCAGGGCATCTCGGTCAGCAAGGAATACCAGGACCTCAAGCTCGGTACCGACGCCAGCGCCTTCAAACAGGCGGTCGCCGCCAAGCAGGCCAAGGGCCAGAAGATCGCCGCGGCGATGACCTTCCCCGGCGGCACCCACGACCTGTGGCTGCGCTACTGGATGGCCGCCGGCGGCATCGAGCCGAACAAGGATCTGCCAACCGTGGTCATCCCGCCACCGCAGATGGTCGCCAACATGAAGGTCGGCAGCATGGACGCCTTCTGCGTCGGTGAGCCATGGAACGCCCAGTTGATCAACCAGAACATCGGCTACAGCGCGGTGACCACCGGCGAGCTGTGGACCAACCACCCGGAAAAGGCCCTGTCGCTGCGCGCCGACTACGTGAACGCCAACCCCAACGCGACCCGCGCCCTGCTCAAGGCGGTGATGGAGGCGCAGATGTTCTGCGAAGCGGCGGCGAACAAGGAACAGGTCGCGGAAATCTGCGCCAAGCGCCGCTGGATCGGCGCCCCCGCCAAGGACCTGCTGGCGCGCCTGCAGGGCAACTTCGATTACGGCAACGGCCGCGTGGTGGAAAACAGCCCGCACCTGATGCGCTTCTGGAGCGAGTTCGCCTCTTATCCGTTCCAGAGCCACGACCTGTGGTTCCTCACCGAAAACAAGCGCTGGGGCTACCTGCCGAAGGATTTCGACAGCCAGGCCCTGATCGACCAGGTCAACCGCGAGGACATCTGGCGCCAGGCGGCAGCCGAGCTGGGCGTGCCCGCCGAACAGATTCCCCAGAGCAAATCCCGCGGCGTCGAGACCTTCTTCGACGGCAAGACCTTCGACCCACAAAACCCGCAAGCCTATCTCGACAGCCTGACCCTCAAGGCCTAA
- a CDS encoding ABC transporter ATP-binding protein: MSKHYLSIEHVEKYFERDGVTSHVLNQINLNVARGEYISIIGHSGCGKSTVLNIVAGLTDSSSGAVILDGREVRGPGPDRSLVFQNHSLLPWLTVQENVALAVDKVFKRTKSKAERRDWTLHHLELVSMGHALHKRPNEISGGMKQRVGIARALAMEPKVLLLDEPFGALDALTRAHLQDEVMRIQSELHNTVMMITHDVDEAVLLSDRIVMMTNGPSATIGEILSIELPRPRDRIALADDPRYNAYRHAVLSFLHEKQRKVEPLQRRTAATQEPADQQRARA, translated from the coding sequence ATGAGCAAGCACTACCTAAGCATCGAGCATGTGGAAAAGTACTTCGAGCGTGACGGCGTCACCTCCCACGTGCTGAACCAGATCAACCTCAACGTCGCGCGCGGCGAATACATCTCCATCATCGGCCACTCCGGCTGCGGCAAGTCGACAGTGCTCAACATCGTCGCCGGCCTGACCGACTCCAGCAGCGGTGCGGTGATTCTCGATGGGCGTGAGGTACGTGGCCCCGGCCCTGATCGCAGCCTGGTGTTCCAGAACCATTCATTGCTGCCCTGGCTGACCGTGCAGGAAAACGTCGCCCTGGCCGTCGACAAGGTCTTCAAGCGCACCAAGAGCAAGGCCGAACGCCGTGACTGGACGCTGCATCATCTGGAGCTGGTGAGCATGGGCCACGCCCTGCACAAGCGGCCCAACGAGATTTCCGGCGGCATGAAGCAACGCGTCGGCATCGCCCGTGCGCTGGCCATGGAACCCAAGGTGCTGCTGCTCGACGAGCCGTTCGGCGCGCTGGACGCTCTGACCCGCGCCCACCTGCAGGACGAGGTGATGCGCATCCAGAGCGAACTGCATAACACGGTGATGATGATCACCCACGATGTCGACGAAGCCGTGCTGCTCTCCGACCGCATCGTGATGATGACCAACGGCCCATCGGCGACCATCGGCGAGATTCTGTCCATCGAGCTGCCGCGGCCCCGTGACCGCATCGCCCTGGCCGATGACCCACGCTACAACGCCTATCGCCACGCGGTACTGAGTTTTCTCCATGAAAAGCAGCGCAAGGTCGAACCGCTGCAACGGCGCACCGCTGCGACGCAAGAACCGGCCGATCAGCAGCGCGCTCGGGCGTGA